Proteins from one Parvibaculum lavamentivorans DS-1 genomic window:
- a CDS encoding XdhC family protein, giving the protein MEREVLEQLVRDRLEKRAVTLATRLTDGIQKLVYPSDKSEETWLIKAVSEVQSSDKAAVVAGPDGDWFLNPFNPPLRLILVGAVHIAQPLARMGALAGYDVTVVDPRTSFASEARFPDMALVTDWPDEAMAALAPDARTAIVTLTHDPKLDDPALVAALRSPAFYIGALGSKKTHAARVARLTEAGFTEEEIARIHGPVGLAIGAKSPAEIAISIMAQITETLRK; this is encoded by the coding sequence ATGGAAAGAGAAGTTCTCGAACAGCTCGTCCGCGACCGCCTCGAAAAGCGCGCCGTAACGCTCGCGACAAGGTTAACGGATGGAATCCAGAAACTTGTTTATCCATCTGATAAATCAGAAGAAACTTGGTTAATTAAAGCTGTTTCTGAAGTGCAGTCGAGCGACAAGGCGGCGGTTGTTGCCGGCCCGGACGGCGACTGGTTCCTCAACCCCTTCAACCCGCCGCTGCGCCTCATCCTCGTCGGCGCCGTCCATATCGCCCAGCCGCTGGCCCGCATGGGCGCGCTCGCCGGCTACGACGTGACGGTGGTCGATCCCCGCACCTCCTTCGCTTCCGAAGCCCGCTTCCCGGACATGGCGCTGGTCACCGACTGGCCCGACGAAGCTATGGCCGCCCTCGCGCCGGATGCGCGCACCGCCATCGTCACCCTCACCCATGATCCGAAGCTCGACGATCCCGCGCTGGTCGCCGCTCTCCGCAGCCCCGCCTTCTATATCGGCGCGCTGGGCTCGAAGAAGACCCATGCCGCCCGCGTCGCCCGCCTCACGGAAGCAGGCTTCACGGAAGAGGAAATCGCCCGCATCCACGGCCCCGTCGGCCTCGCCATCGGCGCGAAAAGCCCCGCCGAAATCGCCATCTCCATCATGGCCCAGATAACGGAGACGCTCCGCAAATGA
- a CDS encoding FAD binding domain-containing protein, with the protein MYQFNYERPKSLADAEALLAKADDPKLLAGGQTLIPTLKQRLAMPSDVIDIGGLKELDFIRAEGDAVMIGAATKHATVANSADVKKHNPALAALAGGIGDPAVRHMGTLGGSLANNDPAADYPAACLALDAKIHTTKRLIEADEFFKGMFETALQDGEIIKEVTFPHPEKAAYMKFRNPASRYAMVGVFVSKGPWGVRVAVTGAGQNGVFRVKEMEEALTKNWSPDAVANIKLPAKGMNADLHGSAEYRAHLVTVMAKRAVAAAG; encoded by the coding sequence ATGTACCAGTTCAACTACGAACGCCCGAAATCGCTTGCCGACGCTGAAGCCCTGCTCGCGAAGGCCGACGATCCGAAACTGCTGGCGGGCGGACAAACCCTGATCCCGACGCTGAAGCAACGTCTCGCCATGCCGAGCGACGTGATCGACATCGGCGGCCTGAAGGAACTCGATTTCATCCGTGCGGAAGGCGACGCTGTCATGATCGGCGCCGCGACGAAGCACGCGACCGTGGCGAACTCCGCCGATGTGAAGAAACACAACCCGGCCCTCGCCGCCCTCGCCGGCGGCATAGGCGACCCCGCCGTCCGTCATATGGGAACGCTGGGCGGCTCTCTGGCGAACAATGATCCCGCCGCCGACTACCCCGCCGCCTGTCTCGCGCTCGATGCCAAGATCCACACCACCAAGCGCCTCATCGAAGCCGATGAATTCTTCAAAGGCATGTTCGAAACGGCATTGCAGGACGGTGAGATCATCAAGGAAGTCACCTTCCCGCATCCGGAAAAAGCCGCCTACATGAAATTCCGCAATCCCGCCTCCCGCTATGCCATGGTCGGCGTCTTCGTCTCGAAGGGCCCATGGGGCGTCCGCGTCGCCGTCACCGGCGCCGGCCAGAATGGCGTCTTCCGCGTGAAGGAGATGGAGGAGGCGCTGACAAAGAACTGGTCGCCCGATGCGGTCGCGAACATCAAGCTCCCGGCAAAAGGCATGAACGCCGACCTGCATGGCAGCGCCGAATACCGCGCCCATCTCGTGACCGTCATGGCAAAGCGCGCCGTCGCGGCGGCGGGCTGA
- a CDS encoding VOC family protein has translation MKYLHTMVRVSDLDKSLDFYCDKLGLENLGRFDIEAGRFSLVFLAAPGQKEAQVELTWNWDPETLGEGRNFGHLAYEVDDIYETCDRLLKKGVTINRPPRDGRMAFVRSPDNISIELLQAGTPLPPKEPWASMENIGNW, from the coding sequence ATGAAATATCTCCACACCATGGTGCGCGTCAGCGATCTCGACAAGTCGCTCGATTTTTATTGCGACAAGCTCGGTCTCGAAAATCTCGGCCGCTTCGACATCGAAGCGGGCCGCTTCAGCCTCGTTTTCCTCGCCGCCCCCGGCCAGAAGGAAGCGCAGGTCGAACTCACCTGGAACTGGGATCCGGAGACGCTTGGCGAAGGCCGCAATTTCGGCCACCTCGCCTATGAGGTCGACGACATCTACGAAACCTGCGACCGCCTGCTGAAGAAGGGCGTCACCATCAACCGGCCCCCGCGCGATGGCCGCATGGCCTTCGTCCGCTCGCCGGACAATATCTCGATTGAGCTGCTGCAGGCCGGCACGCCCCTGCCGCCGAAGGAGCCCTGGGCTTCGATGGAAAACATCGGCAACTGGTAG
- a CDS encoding alpha-glucosidase family protein: MAGEKSEWWKGAVVYQIYPRSFHDTNGDGIGDLKGIEEKLDHVAGLGADAIWLSPIYPSPNRDFGYDVSDYCAIAPEMGSMADFDRLVEAVHGRGMKLILDQVLAHTSEQHQWFQESQLSADNPKSDWYVWADAKEDGTVPNNWLSAFGGPAWSWNPVRRKYYHHKFLKSQPKLNFHNEQVVDACMDVLRFWLDRGVDGFRLDVANAYLHDAALTDNPPLPMDKRTFMDWAHAPRLQQHIHDANMPENEWAMKRVRKVMDEYEERLAFGEFSERPEMFGRYAGGVERLHTGYTFDFLEDWSFEPPVFRAYYEKLLAPLSDLFPCVTFSNHDIVRPVTRWGGGQGDDGLAKLALTLLVALRGTVLMFQGEELGLPEVDLERKYIKDPVGDLYFPWVKGRDGCRTPMPWESGGAEAGFTIGTPWLPIPDYHRMRAVDVQQADEGSVLAHAKKVIALRKAHPALKTGAMSCLDAEGKVLAFTREGEGERLLCVFNLGKEAASFDLPESAGAAVFEVGGVTRDAAALALQPRSGAIFKV; the protein is encoded by the coding sequence GTGGCGGGAGAGAAGAGCGAATGGTGGAAGGGCGCGGTGGTCTATCAGATCTATCCGCGCAGTTTTCACGATACAAATGGCGACGGCATCGGCGACCTGAAAGGCATCGAGGAAAAGCTCGACCATGTGGCGGGGCTGGGGGCGGACGCGATCTGGCTGTCGCCGATCTATCCCTCGCCCAATCGCGATTTCGGCTACGACGTTTCCGACTATTGCGCGATTGCGCCCGAGATGGGCTCGATGGCGGATTTCGACCGGCTGGTCGAGGCGGTGCATGGGCGGGGCATGAAGCTCATTCTCGACCAGGTGCTTGCGCATACATCCGAGCAGCATCAGTGGTTTCAGGAGAGCCAGCTCTCCGCCGACAACCCGAAATCGGACTGGTATGTCTGGGCGGATGCGAAGGAAGACGGGACGGTGCCGAACAACTGGCTGTCGGCATTCGGCGGTCCGGCCTGGTCGTGGAATCCGGTCAGGCGGAAGTACTACCATCACAAGTTTCTGAAGAGCCAGCCAAAACTCAACTTCCACAATGAGCAGGTGGTGGATGCTTGCATGGATGTGCTGCGCTTCTGGCTCGACCGGGGCGTGGACGGGTTCCGGCTCGATGTGGCGAATGCCTATCTGCACGATGCGGCGCTGACCGACAATCCGCCGCTGCCGATGGACAAGCGCACATTCATGGACTGGGCGCATGCACCGCGGCTGCAGCAGCATATCCATGACGCGAACATGCCCGAGAACGAATGGGCGATGAAGCGCGTGCGGAAGGTGATGGACGAGTATGAGGAGCGGCTGGCCTTTGGCGAGTTTTCCGAGCGGCCCGAGATGTTCGGGCGTTATGCGGGCGGTGTCGAACGGTTGCATACGGGGTATACGTTCGATTTTCTGGAGGACTGGAGTTTCGAGCCGCCGGTGTTCCGCGCCTATTACGAGAAGCTGCTGGCGCCGCTCAGCGATCTTTTTCCCTGCGTGACGTTTTCGAACCACGACATCGTGCGGCCGGTGACGCGGTGGGGCGGCGGACAAGGCGATGACGGGCTTGCGAAGCTGGCGCTGACGCTGCTCGTGGCGTTGCGCGGCACGGTGCTGATGTTCCAGGGCGAGGAGCTGGGACTGCCGGAGGTGGACCTTGAGCGGAAATACATCAAGGACCCGGTGGGCGATCTCTATTTCCCGTGGGTGAAGGGGCGTGACGGCTGCCGGACGCCGATGCCGTGGGAGAGCGGCGGGGCGGAGGCAGGCTTCACCATCGGTACGCCCTGGCTGCCGATACCGGATTATCACCGAATGCGGGCGGTGGATGTTCAGCAGGCGGATGAAGGCTCCGTACTGGCGCATGCGAAGAAGGTTATCGCGCTGAGGAAGGCGCATCCGGCGCTGAAGACGGGCGCGATGTCGTGTCTCGACGCTGAGGGGAAGGTGCTCGCCTTCACACGCGAGGGAGAAGGCGAGCGGCTGCTCTGCGTGTTCAATCTCGGCAAGGAGGCGGCGAGCTTCGATTTGCCGGAGAGTGCGGGCGCGGCGGTGTTCGAGGTTGGGGGCGTGACACGGGATGCTGCGGCGCTGGCGCTTCAGCCGAGGAGCGGGGCGATCTTCAAGGTTTGA
- a CDS encoding SIR2 family NAD-dependent protein deacylase produces MSKELKRAIEDAYRVVIFTGAGISTESGIPDFRSPGGLWTKMAPIDFQDFLRSPEIRAEAWRRKFEIDKTIVSAEPNKGHMAIAKLIDEGKASHVITQNIDNLHQNSGIPAEKVIELHGNGTYAKCLDCGERHELSWVREIYDASGAAPDCRSCGGIVKSATISFGQAMPEEQMNRAHEATLGCDLFIAIGSSLQVYPAAGFPVLAKRNGAMLAILNREPTELDQIADLVIHDEIGPTLAPIAMLN; encoded by the coding sequence ATGTCGAAAGAGCTGAAACGGGCCATAGAGGACGCTTATCGCGTGGTGATATTCACCGGGGCGGGGATCAGCACGGAATCGGGCATTCCCGATTTTCGCAGTCCGGGCGGCTTGTGGACGAAGATGGCGCCCATCGACTTTCAGGATTTTCTACGCTCGCCGGAAATTCGCGCGGAAGCATGGCGGCGGAAATTCGAGATCGACAAGACGATCGTGAGCGCCGAGCCGAACAAGGGGCACATGGCGATCGCGAAGCTGATCGACGAGGGCAAGGCGAGCCATGTCATCACGCAGAACATCGACAATCTGCATCAGAACTCCGGCATACCGGCGGAGAAGGTGATCGAGCTGCATGGCAACGGCACTTATGCGAAGTGCCTCGACTGCGGCGAGCGGCACGAGCTTTCATGGGTGCGCGAGATTTATGACGCATCGGGCGCGGCGCCGGATTGCCGGAGCTGCGGGGGCATCGTGAAATCGGCGACGATCTCCTTCGGGCAGGCGATGCCGGAAGAGCAAATGAACAGGGCGCATGAGGCGACGCTCGGCTGCGATCTCTTCATCGCCATCGGCTCTTCGCTGCAGGTCTATCCGGCGGCGGGATTTCCGGTTCTCGCGAAACGGAACGGCGCGATGCTGGCGATCCTCAACCGCGAGCCGACTGAACTCGACCAGATTGCCGATCTCGTGATCCATGACGAAATCGGGCCGACGCTGGCGCCGATTGCGATGTTGAATTGA
- a CDS encoding vWA domain-containing protein, with protein sequence MPARPAENHGRLAENIVHFARVLRRAGLRVGPRQVLDAVEAVEAAGIGPRADFYWTLHATLVKRHEEREIFDQAFHVFWRDPKLLDKMMSLMLPEIETPPGATDEEKSRRLAEALFGETRPQAPEEPDIEIDRSETFSAEELLRTKDFEQMSAAELAEAKAAISRLHLSHDDIRTRRTRPSSRGQMIDMRATLRATLRSGGVIPLKRRTFRRRRPPLVILCDISGSMSVYARVFLHFLHVLANGRDRVHIFLFGTRLTHVTRELKHRDIDEALARVAARVEDWDGGTRIGETLHRFNVDWARRVLGQGATVLLVTDGLDRDAGEGVGPEIARLHRQARRLIWLNPLLRYERFEPKSLGIRALLPHVDEFRPVHNLASLASLVEALSDAHIGRKPERPGRKEAA encoded by the coding sequence ATGCCCGCTCGCCCTGCGGAGAATCATGGCCGCCTGGCGGAAAACATCGTCCATTTCGCCCGCGTGCTGCGCCGCGCCGGTCTCCGCGTCGGTCCGCGCCAGGTGCTCGATGCTGTCGAAGCCGTCGAGGCGGCAGGCATCGGCCCCCGCGCCGACTTCTACTGGACCCTCCATGCGACACTCGTGAAGCGCCACGAGGAACGCGAGATTTTCGATCAGGCGTTTCACGTCTTCTGGCGCGACCCGAAGCTCCTCGACAAGATGATGTCGCTGATGCTTCCCGAGATCGAAACGCCGCCAGGTGCAACGGACGAAGAAAAAAGCCGCCGCCTCGCCGAGGCCCTGTTCGGCGAAACCCGTCCGCAGGCGCCGGAAGAGCCGGATATCGAAATCGACCGCAGTGAAACCTTCTCGGCCGAGGAGTTGCTCCGGACAAAGGATTTCGAGCAGATGTCCGCCGCGGAACTGGCGGAAGCCAAAGCCGCGATCTCCCGTCTCCACCTCTCGCATGACGATATCCGCACCCGCCGCACGCGCCCCTCCTCGCGCGGCCAGATGATCGACATGCGAGCGACCTTGCGTGCGACGCTCCGCTCTGGCGGCGTCATTCCTCTGAAACGCCGTACCTTTCGCCGCCGCCGCCCGCCGCTCGTCATCCTCTGCGACATCTCCGGCTCCATGTCGGTCTACGCGCGCGTCTTCCTCCACTTCCTGCATGTGCTGGCGAACGGCCGCGACCGGGTCCACATCTTCCTCTTCGGCACCCGCCTCACCCATGTCACCCGGGAGCTGAAACACCGCGACATAGACGAGGCGCTGGCCCGCGTCGCCGCCCGTGTCGAGGATTGGGATGGCGGCACACGCATAGGCGAGACGCTCCACCGCTTCAATGTCGATTGGGCCCGCCGTGTTCTCGGTCAGGGCGCCACGGTCCTCCTCGTGACTGACGGTCTGGATCGGGATGCCGGCGAAGGCGTCGGCCCGGAAATCGCCCGCCTCCACCGCCAGGCCCGCCGCCTCATCTGGCTGAACCCGCTTCTGCGCTATGAGCGTTTCGAGCCGAAATCCCTCGGCATCCGCGCGCTCCTCCCCCATGTGGACGAGTTCCGCCCGGTCCATAATCTCGCCTCGCTTGCCTCTCTGGTCGAAGCCCTCTCCGATGCCCATATCGGCAGGAAGCCGGAAAGGCCGGGAAGGAAGGAAGCCGCATGA
- a CDS encoding XdhC family protein, which translates to MTEPAANHDQVLEEAARWRAEGHKVALATVIETWGSAPRPVGSQLAIRDDSEFVGSVSGGCIEGDVVTRALDALATGKPEIVEYGVSDAMAWEVGLACGGRIRVMVEPVSG; encoded by the coding sequence ATGACCGAACCCGCCGCAAACCACGATCAGGTGCTGGAGGAGGCCGCCCGCTGGCGCGCGGAGGGCCACAAGGTCGCCCTCGCCACTGTCATTGAAACCTGGGGTTCGGCCCCGCGTCCGGTCGGCAGCCAGCTCGCCATCCGCGACGACAGCGAATTCGTCGGCTCCGTCTCCGGCGGCTGCATCGAAGGCGATGTCGTCACCCGCGCCCTCGACGCGCTCGCCACCGGCAAGCCCGAAATCGTCGAATATGGCGTCAGCGACGCCATGGCCTGGGAAGTCGGCCTCGCCTGCGGCGGCCGCATCCGCGTCATGGTCGAACCGGTATCGGGCTGA
- a CDS encoding PAS domain-containing protein has product MPIHLAGWADTPAHESASLFQDVLDSNPDPVLVVGSGLELLHANQAAGRLFGAWPRAAKPVNLAEFCGPDRTYFCELVALTIHGNGALEGRDISIGEDVFHLSVHRGTGAWIVSLRAVTRELSREYRLKQLERHSGVLIRAMNGIEGSVIIVDHAGTIRFMNAFTRRHIGDLLQGVDISEWPSVAGFFCEDGVTPLSGSRRIFPRALQGQTVIDEPMVIRNQLTGRSIRLRASATPVLSPKGKVIAAIGWFHEVPDNPA; this is encoded by the coding sequence GTGCCAATACATCTCGCCGGCTGGGCAGACACTCCCGCTCATGAAAGCGCCAGCCTGTTTCAGGATGTGCTCGACAGCAATCCGGATCCCGTCCTTGTGGTCGGTTCAGGTCTCGAATTGCTTCATGCGAACCAGGCAGCCGGCCGGCTCTTCGGTGCCTGGCCGCGCGCCGCGAAACCGGTCAACCTTGCCGAATTCTGCGGCCCGGACCGGACCTATTTCTGCGAACTCGTGGCATTGACGATCCACGGCAACGGTGCGCTCGAAGGCAGGGATATTTCGATTGGCGAGGATGTATTTCATCTCTCTGTGCATCGCGGCACCGGCGCCTGGATCGTCTCGCTCCGCGCCGTCACAAGGGAACTAAGCCGCGAATACCGCCTGAAGCAGCTTGAGCGGCATTCCGGTGTTCTCATCCGCGCCATGAATGGCATAGAAGGCAGCGTCATCATCGTCGACCACGCCGGCACAATCCGTTTCATGAATGCTTTCACGCGCCGCCATATCGGCGACCTGCTGCAAGGCGTGGACATTTCCGAATGGCCCTCGGTCGCCGGCTTCTTTTGCGAAGACGGCGTCACCCCGCTGTCGGGCTCCCGTCGCATCTTCCCGCGCGCACTGCAGGGGCAAACGGTCATAGACGAGCCCATGGTCATCCGTAATCAGCTCACCGGCCGCTCCATCCGCCTCCGCGCCTCGGCCACGCCCGTCTTGTCGCCCAAAGGCAAGGTCATCGCGGCAATCGGCTGGTTTCACGAAGTACCGGACAACCCCGCCTGA
- a CDS encoding SDR family oxidoreductase, with translation MARSILITDIAHFVGGPSARALLAEGARIYGVDASFADAAARAAFETKIPGVKALSAQDPREAVAAVLEAEGRLDVLINNDAWPAMRGPVDEATDKDLHETFEALVFKSFAMTRAAVPQMKKQRAGKILFLSSAAPLNGIPNYSIYAAARGAANSLALTLAKELAPSNIQVNALAFNFIESPDYFPASLLENPKSRDKILSNIPLGRLGKPEEAAAIVAFLAGPTSDFITGQLIPVAGGWATAR, from the coding sequence ATGGCGCGCAGCATTCTCATCACCGACATAGCGCATTTCGTCGGCGGCCCGTCCGCCCGCGCCCTCCTCGCCGAAGGCGCCCGCATCTATGGCGTCGATGCAAGCTTCGCGGATGCCGCCGCCCGCGCCGCCTTCGAGACGAAGATACCCGGCGTGAAAGCACTCTCCGCGCAAGACCCGCGGGAAGCCGTCGCCGCGGTGCTGGAAGCCGAGGGCCGCCTCGACGTCCTCATCAACAATGATGCCTGGCCCGCTATGCGCGGTCCCGTGGACGAAGCAACCGACAAGGACCTCCACGAAACCTTCGAGGCGCTGGTCTTCAAATCCTTCGCCATGACGCGCGCCGCCGTACCGCAGATGAAAAAGCAGCGCGCGGGAAAAATTCTCTTCCTCTCCTCCGCCGCACCGCTGAACGGCATCCCCAACTACAGCATCTATGCCGCCGCGCGCGGCGCCGCCAATTCGCTCGCGCTGACGCTGGCAAAGGAACTCGCCCCCTCCAACATCCAGGTGAACGCCCTCGCCTTCAACTTCATCGAAAGCCCGGACTACTTCCCCGCATCGCTCCTTGAAAATCCGAAATCGCGCGACAAGATATTGTCGAACATTCCGCTCGGCCGCCTCGGCAAGCCGGAAGAAGCCGCCGCCATCGTCGCCTTCCTCGCCGGCCCGACATCGGATTTCATCACCGGCCAGTTGATCCCGGTCGCCGGCGGTTGGGCCACCGCGCGCTAG
- a CDS encoding NTP transferase domain-containing protein produces the protein MIFGHMPPDDAEGAILAHSQKAGTGTFKKGRILSRADIAALKEAGVTSVVAARLEVTDVPEDEAAAALADALAGKSIRVAAPFTGRANLYATGNGVLEIDAARIHAINAIGEALTVATLAPFETVADRQMLATVKVIPFAVPRAELDKALDIARSGPAPIALSRFEPHRIGLVATQLPGTKESVLTKSRAVLDARLATMGSTIAREIRAPHDTGAIADAVRALAADGLSPILVFGASATVDRRDVVPAGIVMAGGDILHFGMPVDPGNLMLLARLGETPVIGLPGCARSPKLNGCDWVLARLIAGLEVTPKDIMGMGLGGLLKEIPSRPQPREGRAPAAGSQPRIAAIILAAGRSTRMAGPQNKLLMPLGGRPMIAHIVEAALASAARPVIVVTGNADNEVRAALAGQDVTFVHNPDYADGLSTSLRTGLAALPDDADGALVCLGDMPDIKASHLDRLIAAFDPEENRTICVPTVASKRGNPVLWGREWFEAMMETKGDTGAKHLIGENPDALCEVPMPDDAPLTDIDTQAEMESRRSD, from the coding sequence ATGATCTTCGGCCACATGCCGCCCGACGATGCCGAGGGCGCGATCCTCGCCCATTCGCAAAAAGCCGGAACCGGAACCTTCAAGAAAGGCCGCATCCTCAGCCGCGCGGACATTGCCGCCCTGAAGGAGGCTGGCGTCACGAGCGTCGTCGCCGCCCGCCTCGAAGTCACGGACGTCCCCGAGGACGAAGCCGCCGCCGCGCTGGCGGATGCGCTCGCCGGCAAGTCCATCCGCGTCGCCGCGCCCTTCACCGGCCGCGCCAATCTCTACGCCACGGGAAACGGCGTCCTCGAAATCGACGCCGCCCGCATCCACGCCATCAACGCCATCGGCGAGGCGCTCACCGTCGCCACCCTCGCCCCCTTCGAGACCGTGGCGGACCGGCAGATGCTCGCCACCGTGAAGGTGATCCCCTTCGCCGTTCCCCGCGCCGAACTCGACAAGGCGCTCGATATCGCCCGCTCCGGCCCCGCTCCCATTGCGCTCAGCCGCTTCGAGCCGCACCGCATCGGCCTCGTCGCCACCCAACTCCCCGGAACGAAGGAAAGCGTTCTCACGAAAAGCCGCGCCGTCCTCGACGCCCGCCTCGCCACCATGGGAAGCACAATCGCCCGCGAAATCCGCGCGCCCCACGACACCGGCGCCATTGCGGATGCCGTGCGCGCGCTTGCGGCGGACGGCCTCTCCCCCATCCTCGTCTTCGGCGCCTCCGCCACGGTCGACCGGCGCGATGTCGTACCCGCGGGCATCGTCATGGCAGGCGGCGACATCCTCCATTTCGGCATGCCGGTCGACCCCGGCAATCTCATGCTCCTCGCCCGCCTCGGCGAGACGCCCGTCATCGGCCTCCCCGGCTGCGCCCGCTCGCCAAAGCTCAACGGCTGCGACTGGGTGCTTGCCCGCCTCATCGCGGGACTGGAAGTCACGCCGAAAGACATCATGGGAATGGGCCTGGGCGGCCTCCTGAAGGAAATCCCCTCGCGGCCCCAGCCCCGCGAGGGCCGCGCCCCCGCCGCCGGGTCGCAGCCCCGTATCGCCGCCATCATCCTCGCGGCCGGTCGCTCGACGCGCATGGCCGGACCGCAGAACAAGCTGCTGATGCCGCTCGGCGGCAGGCCCATGATCGCCCATATCGTGGAAGCCGCCCTTGCCAGTGCCGCCCGCCCGGTCATCGTCGTCACCGGCAATGCAGACAATGAAGTCCGCGCCGCCCTCGCCGGCCAGGACGTCACCTTCGTTCACAACCCGGACTATGCGGACGGCCTCTCGACCTCGCTCCGCACCGGCCTCGCCGCACTGCCCGACGACGCGGATGGCGCCCTCGTCTGCCTCGGCGACATGCCGGACATCAAGGCGTCCCACCTCGACCGCCTCATCGCCGCCTTCGACCCGGAAGAAAACCGCACCATCTGCGTGCCCACCGTCGCCAGCAAACGCGGCAACCCCGTCCTCTGGGGCCGCGAATGGTTCGAGGCCATGATGGAAACCAAGGGCGACACCGGCGCCAAACACCTCATCGGCGAAAACCCCGACGCCCTCTGCGAAGTCCCCATGCCGGATGACGCGCCGCTTACCGACATCGACACGCAAGCCGAGATGGAATCCCGGCGCAGCGATTAG
- a CDS encoding AAA family ATPase: MTIPSSIDETVDLLARGNYVADRSLATVIFLALKMGRPLLLEGEAGVGKTEIAKVLADALGRRLIRLQCYEGLDTGAAVYEWNYQAQMIEIRLAEAEGVEDRTELGKDVFSERFLIRRPILQALEPAIEGPPVLLIDELDRTDEPFEAYLLEVLSDFQVSVPEIGTIKAGHPPIVIVTSNRTREIHDALKRRCLYHWVDYPDAERELAILKLKAPATPEKLSRDIVAFVQKLRAMDLYKNPGIAETIDWAQALTALDAVALDRQSVNDTLGALLKYQDDIARVSGSEAARILEEIRMAARAAD; encoded by the coding sequence ATGACGATACCTTCCAGCATCGACGAAACCGTCGACCTTCTCGCGCGTGGCAATTACGTCGCCGACCGTTCACTCGCGACCGTAATCTTCCTCGCGCTCAAAATGGGCCGCCCGCTCCTGCTTGAGGGAGAAGCCGGCGTCGGCAAGACGGAGATCGCCAAGGTACTGGCGGATGCGCTCGGCCGCCGCCTCATTCGCCTGCAATGCTATGAGGGCCTCGACACCGGCGCCGCCGTCTATGAATGGAATTATCAGGCCCAGATGATCGAGATCCGCCTCGCGGAAGCCGAAGGCGTCGAGGATCGGACTGAGCTCGGCAAGGACGTCTTCTCCGAACGCTTCCTCATCCGCCGCCCGATCCTGCAGGCGCTCGAACCCGCCATCGAAGGCCCGCCCGTCCTGCTGATCGACGAACTGGACCGCACCGACGAGCCCTTCGAGGCCTATCTCCTCGAAGTCCTCTCCGATTTTCAGGTCAGCGTTCCCGAGATCGGCACCATCAAGGCCGGGCACCCGCCCATCGTCATCGTGACGTCGAACCGCACGCGCGAAATCCACGACGCGCTGAAGCGCCGCTGCCTCTATCACTGGGTCGACTACCCGGACGCGGAGCGCGAATTGGCGATCCTGAAGCTCAAGGCGCCCGCGACGCCGGAAAAACTCTCCCGCGATATTGTCGCCTTCGTGCAGAAGCTGCGGGCCATGGACCTCTACAAGAACCCCGGCATCGCCGAGACGATCGACTGGGCGCAGGCGCTGACCGCGCTCGACGCCGTCGCCCTCGACCGGCAATCCGTCAACGACACGCTCGGCGCGCTCCTGAAATATCAGGACGACATCGCCCGCGTTTCCGGCAGCGAGGCTGCCCGCATCCTGGAAGAAATCAGGATGGCCGCGCGGGCGGCCGACTGA